GGCGACACCAACCTGCGACCCGGAACCCATCTGCCACTGTCGGACGCCGAGGCCGCCAATGCGGCGCTCAAGCCAGGCCAAAAACCGGCTGAATATGAACCCTATCCGTTTTATCTCTCGGCCTGGGAGGAAGACAAATACACCATCGGGCAGGCCAACATCCGCCTCAATGACCGGCTCGAAATCGTGGATGAACGGGTGTCGTCCCGCAAGACCGGGGATTTTCGGGAGGTTTCGCGGGAAGAAATCCAGTTTATGGACGTATCGCCCAAGCAGCTTGTGTCGGTGGCAGCGGCGCTCGTGCCGTTTCTGGAGCACGACGACGCCAACCGCGCACTGATGGGGGCAAACATGCAGCGGCAGGCCGTGCCCCTGCTGCGGGCGGAAGCGCCGCTGATTGGCACGGGGATGGAGCGGGTCACGGCTCAGGATTCCGGCGCCGTCGTCATTGCCCGCCGCGATGGCATCGTGGACAGCGTGGATTCCGAACGCATCATCATCCGGGTGGATACCACGCAGCCCGGCACGCTCTCGCGTGAGGTGACGGCTGACATTTACCAGTTGGTCAAGTTCCGGCGCTCCAACCAGAGCACCTGCATCAACCAGAAACCCATCGTGCGCGTCGGGCAGCGGGTCAAGAAAGGCGATGTGCTGGCGGATGGCCCCTGCACCGACCAGGGCGAGCTGGCGCTGGGCCGCAACGTGCTCGTGGCGTTCATGCCCTGGCGTGGCTACAACTTCGAGGATGCCATCCTCATTTCGCAGAAACTCGTGCAGGAGGACGCCTACACGTCCGTCCACATCGAGGAACTCGAAATCGAAGCGCGGGACACCAAGCTCGGCCCGGAAGAAATCACCCGCGACATTCCGAATGTTTCGGAATCCAGCCTCCGTGATCTGGATGAATCCGGGGTCATCCGTATCGGCGCCCGCGTCAAGCCGGGTTCGATTCTCGTCGGGAAGGTGACGCCCAAAGGCGAAACCCAGCTCACGGCGGAGGAAAAGCTCCTGCGCGCCATTTTTGGCGAAAAGGCGGGGGATGTCCGCGATGCGTCGCTGACCTGTCCGCCGGGCATCGAAGGCACGGTGGTGGATGTCAAGATTTTCACCCGGAAAGGGCAGGAAAAGTGCAAACGCTCCCTGGCCATCGAGGAGGAGGAAGAGGCGCGGCTGCGCAAAAACCTCGAAGATGAGCGCCGCATCCTCGAAGACGAGCGCAACAAGCGGATTTACGAAATTCTGGAAGGGCAGAAAGTCGCCAAGGATGTGCTCGTCAACAAGCGGGCCGTGCTGGGCAAGGGGGAAGTGCTGACGCTCGACTTCCTCAAGACGCTGGACCTGTCCACGCTCAAGAAAATCGAGCTTCAGAATCCCAAGATTGACGTGGCGGCCGAAATCAGGGAACTCGAAGAGTTCACCAAGCGCCAATTTGCCATTCTCCAGAAGCTGCACGAGGAGAAGGTGGAAAAACTCAAACGGGGCGATGAACTGCCGCCGGGCGTCATCAAGATGGTCAAGGTCTTCATCGCCATGAAGCGCAAGCTTTCGGTGGGCGACAAAATGGCCGGGCGGCACGGCAACAAGGGGGTCATTGCCCAGATTCTGGCCGAGGAGGATATGCCTTACCTGCCCGACGGCCGGCCCGTTGAAATCGTGCTCAATCCGCTGGGCGTGCCGTCGCGCATGAACGTCGGTCAGATTCTGGAGACCCACCTGGGCTGGGCGGCGCACGTGCTTGGCGTGCGGTTTGCCACGCCGGTGTTTGACGGGGCTTCAGAAGCCGAAGTCAAGCAGAAGCTGGCCGAAGCGGCGGCGCTGCGGGAATCCCAAGGCGAGTTGCCGATGATCAACCAGTCCGGCAAGACCGTGCTCTATGACGGCATGACGGGCGAACCCTTCGAGCAGTTGGTCACGGTCGGCTACATCTACATGCTGAAACTCTCCCATCTGGTGGATGACAAGATTCACGCCCGCTCCATCGGGCCCTACTCCCTCATCACGCAGCAGCCACTGGGCGGCAAGGCACAGTTTGGTGGTCAACGCTTCGGAGAAATGGAGGTGTGGGCGCTCGAAGCGTACGGGGCGGCGCACATTCTCCAGGAGCTGTTGACGGCGAAATCGGATGATGTGGCCGGCCGCTCGAAGAGCTACGAGGCGATTGTGAAGGGGGAAACCGACTTTGATCCCGGCGTACCGGAGTCCTTCAACGTGCTGGTGCGGGAGCTCCAGTCGTTGTGCCTCGATGTCGAACTCATCAAGCGCTCGGAGGACTCGAATGGCGCGTCCGCCGAGCCACCCACCAACCTGTCGCGTCGCTGAGATGGTCAACCAGTGACGGCCGTTCAGTCCGGCGGCCGTCACATTGCCCGCTTTGGAGGTCATTCATGCTCAGACATCAGGACAAGCCAACCGTCGCGCCCGACTTTGAAGCCATTCGGATTTCGCTCGCCTCACCGGACAAAATACGTTCGTGGTCGTACGGTGAAGTGACCAAGCCGGAAACCATCAACTACCGAACGTTCAAACCGGAGCGGGACGGCCTGTTTTGCGCCCGCATTTTCGGCCCCATCACGGACTGGGAGTGTTTGTGCGGCAAGTACAAACGCATGAAATACCGGGGTGTGGTCTGCGACAAGTGCGGGGTCGAAGTCACCCTGTCGCGCGTGCGTCGGGAACGGCTCGGTCACATTGAGCTGGCGTCGCCCTGCTCCCACGTCTGGTTTTTCAAGGGGCTGCCCAGCCGGATTGGACACCTGCTCGATATTCCACTGCGTGATCTGGAAAAGGTGCTCTACTACGAGTCCTACATCGTGGTGGATGCCGGCGAGATGACCGACATCAAGGAAAAAGACCTGCTGACCGACGAGCAGTACCGCAAGCTGTTTGACGCCTATCCCGGACAGTTCATTGCGCGCATGGGGGCGGAAGCCATCAAGACGCTTCTTGAGCGGGTGGATTGCGAGTCGCTCTCCGAAGAACTGCGCCAGAAGATGCGCGAGGAAACCTCCCAGCAGAAGAAACTCAAGCTGGCCAAACGGCTCAAGGTTGTGGATGCCTTCCGGCGTTCCGGCAACCGGCCCGAATGGATGATCCTCGATGTCATCCCGGTCATTCCGCCGGAGCTGCGTCCGCTCGTGCCGCTCGATGGCGGGCGCTTCGCCACGTCGGACCTCAATGACCTCTACCGCCGTGTCATCAACCGGAACAACCGCCTGCGCAAGCTGCTTGACCTGAAAGCGCCGGAAGTCATCGTCCGCAACGAAAAGCGGATGCTCCAGGAAGCCGTGGACGCCCTGTTTGACAACGGCCGCCGGGGACGGGTGCTGCGGGGGGCGAACAACCGTCCGCTCAAGTCGCTGTCGGACACGCTCAAGGGCAAGACCGGCCGGTTCCGGCAGAACCTGCTGGGCAAGCGCGTGGATTACTCCGGGCGGTCGGTCATCGTCGTCGGGCCCGAACTGAAACTGCATCAGTGCGGATTGCCGAAGAAAATGGCGCTGGAGCTGTTCAAGCCCTTCATTTACCACCAGCTTGAAAAGCAGAAGTACGCCCAGACCATCAAGCAGGCCAAGGAAATGGTGGACCGGCAGGCGCCGGAGGTGTGGGACATCCTCGAAGAGGTCATTCGGGAGCATCCGGTGCTGCTCAACCGGGCCCCAACGCTCCACCGCCTGGGGATTCAGGCCTTCGAGCCGGTGCTGGTGGAAGGCAAGGCCATCAAGATTCATCCGCTGGTGTGCACCGCCTTCAACGCCGACTTCGACGGCGACCAGATGGCCGTGCACATTCCGCTTTCCCACGAAGCGCAAATCGAAGCCATGGTTCTGATGCGCGCCGACAACAACATCCTGTCCCCGGCCAATGGGCAACCGATTGCCGTGCCGACGCAGGATATTGTCTTGGGGTGCTACTACCTCACCTATGAGCGCGCTGACGATCCGAAGGGGGGACGCTCCTTCGCCACGCTGGATGACGTGGTCATTGCCCATGACGCCGGCATCGTCAACACGCAATCACCCATCAAGCTGCGCTACGAAGGCGTGCTCATTGACCTGGAGCAGGAACGCAACCAGCAGGACCTGCTGCGCGCCACCCCGCGCCATGTCCGGCAGGTCATCAGTACGACGGTCGGGCGGGTCATCTTCAACCAGGCCCTGCCGGAGGGCATGCCTTTCGTCAACGGGATTCTCAAAAAGAAAGGCTTGCAGTCGCTGGTCAGCTACTGCCAGCTCCACCACGGCCTCGAAACGACCGTCAGGATGCTCGATTCGCTCAAGGCCATTGGGTTTCTCTACGCCATGAAGGCGGGTATTTCCATTGGTATTGACGACCTGGTAACGCCGCCGCGCAAAGCCGAACTCATTGCCGAAGCCGACCGCGAAGTGGCGCGCTTCCAGCGCGAATACGAGGAAGGCAGCATCACGGACGGCGAGCGGTACAACAAGGTGATCGCCACCTGGTCGCAGACGACGGAAGCCGTGGCCAAGGAAATGAACGAGGCCATGAAAGCGGCCGAGAAAAACAACAACGAACTCAACCCGATCATGGTCATGGCGGACTCCGGGGCGCGTGGTTCGGCGCAGCAGATTCGCCAGTTGGCCGGGATGCGCGGGCTGATGGCCAAACCATCAGGGGCCATCATCGAAAAACCCATCCGCGCCAACTTCCGTGAAGGTCTCGACGTGCTGGAGTACTTCATCTCCACGCACGGCGCGCGCAAGGGGCTGGCGGATACGGCGCTCAAAACCGCCGACTCCGGCTATCTCACACGCCGTCTGGTGGATGTCGCCCAGGATGTCATCGTGTCGGAGGAAGACTGCGGCACGATTCGCGGCATCTGGGTCGAAGCCATCAGTGAGGGGGGAGAAATCATCGAACCGCTGCGCGACCGGATCGTCGGGCGGGTGGCCCTCGATGACATCGTTGACCCGGTGACAGGCGACATCCTCGTGCAGGCCAACCAGGAAATCACCGAAAAGCTGGCGGCCGACATTCAGGACGCCGGCGGCATCGAGCGCGTCAAACTGCGCTCGGTGCTGACCTGTGAAGCGCGCCGGGGCGTGTGCGTCAAGTGCTATGGACGCAACCTGGCGACCGGAAAAATGGTTGAACTGGGCGAGGCCGTCGGGGTCATTGCGGCGCAGTCCATCGGCGAACCGGGAACGCAGCTCACCATGCGTACCTTCCACCTGGGCGGCGCGGTGACGGGCTCCTCGGAGCAGTCTTCGCATGAAGCGCGCAAGGCCGGACGGGTGAAGTTTGAAGACCTGCGGACGGTGACGGGACGCGACGGCCGACTCGTCGCCATGAACCGCAACGGCTACGTCGTCCTCATTGACGAAAACCGCAGCAACCGGGAAATCGGACGCTACCAGATTGTCTATGGCGCGCGTCTGACCGTCACGGATGGGCAACTCGTGGAGGAAGGCGACACGCTGGCGACCTGGGACCCCTACACCTTCTCGATTCTGACCGAGGTCGAAGGCACGGTGCGTTACCACGACCTCATTGAGGGCATCACCATTCAGGAAGACATTGATGCCAATACCGGCAAC
This window of the Chloracidobacterium sp. N genome carries:
- the rpoB gene encoding DNA-directed RNA polymerase subunit beta; its protein translation is MSYNGKETRARHDFSKIKTAIRIPNLIEVQRESYYRFLQMDKLPEERENIGLQAVFKSVFPIKDFRDTAQLSFVEYSIGEWKCKCGKNEGLQFLRSNCHNCGAVIQVDPLSGEDVICHACGAANKNIVTTCDVCGEPVGLKHKYEVRECQERGMTYAVPLKVKIRLTLWDKDEETGQRSLRNFLDEDVYFGDIPLMTDNGTFIINGTERVIVSQLHRSPGVFFEKSPTYLAKVIPYRGSWVEFEYDQKNLLYVRIDRKRKFLATIFLRALALIQKLDLEAIERGDYTDAQLEERIKATTCTDVEILRQFYQVATMEVREGTLWFPISPMLLDMRLTGGVQHPETGETLLRPGQKVMPKHLKTFREAGLTGIPVSAPDLPGATALADIVDAATGEVLVEAGTELTAREYEKLFVAGVGSFEVYFPERDDIGTILQQTLKKDTIRRPVDALLEIYRKMRPGDPPTIMTSWGLFYGMFFDARKFDFSRVGRLKFNIKMGYPERANLDQQTLSPRDFVDVINYLLKLRKGRAIGPDGQELLYDADDIDHLGNRRVRAVGELLENQFRLGLVRMERAIKDKMSIHQEMQQAMPRDLVNAKPVMAAVREFFGSSQLSQFMDQTNPLSEITHKRRLSALGPGGLSRERAGFEVRDVHPTHYGRICPIETPEGPNIGLISSLSCFARINEFGFIESPYRKVENGRVIEYVRITNGGDTNLRPGTHLPLSDAEAANAALKPGQKPAEYEPYPFYLSAWEEDKYTIGQANIRLNDRLEIVDERVSSRKTGDFREVSREEIQFMDVSPKQLVSVAAALVPFLEHDDANRALMGANMQRQAVPLLRAEAPLIGTGMERVTAQDSGAVVIARRDGIVDSVDSERIIIRVDTTQPGTLSREVTADIYQLVKFRRSNQSTCINQKPIVRVGQRVKKGDVLADGPCTDQGELALGRNVLVAFMPWRGYNFEDAILISQKLVQEDAYTSVHIEELEIEARDTKLGPEEITRDIPNVSESSLRDLDESGVIRIGARVKPGSILVGKVTPKGETQLTAEEKLLRAIFGEKAGDVRDASLTCPPGIEGTVVDVKIFTRKGQEKCKRSLAIEEEEEARLRKNLEDERRILEDERNKRIYEILEGQKVAKDVLVNKRAVLGKGEVLTLDFLKTLDLSTLKKIELQNPKIDVAAEIRELEEFTKRQFAILQKLHEEKVEKLKRGDELPPGVIKMVKVFIAMKRKLSVGDKMAGRHGNKGVIAQILAEEDMPYLPDGRPVEIVLNPLGVPSRMNVGQILETHLGWAAHVLGVRFATPVFDGASEAEVKQKLAEAAALRESQGELPMINQSGKTVLYDGMTGEPFEQLVTVGYIYMLKLSHLVDDKIHARSIGPYSLITQQPLGGKAQFGGQRFGEMEVWALEAYGAAHILQELLTAKSDDVAGRSKSYEAIVKGETDFDPGVPESFNVLVRELQSLCLDVELIKRSEDSNGASAEPPTNLSRR
- the rpoC gene encoding DNA-directed RNA polymerase subunit beta' encodes the protein MLRHQDKPTVAPDFEAIRISLASPDKIRSWSYGEVTKPETINYRTFKPERDGLFCARIFGPITDWECLCGKYKRMKYRGVVCDKCGVEVTLSRVRRERLGHIELASPCSHVWFFKGLPSRIGHLLDIPLRDLEKVLYYESYIVVDAGEMTDIKEKDLLTDEQYRKLFDAYPGQFIARMGAEAIKTLLERVDCESLSEELRQKMREETSQQKKLKLAKRLKVVDAFRRSGNRPEWMILDVIPVIPPELRPLVPLDGGRFATSDLNDLYRRVINRNNRLRKLLDLKAPEVIVRNEKRMLQEAVDALFDNGRRGRVLRGANNRPLKSLSDTLKGKTGRFRQNLLGKRVDYSGRSVIVVGPELKLHQCGLPKKMALELFKPFIYHQLEKQKYAQTIKQAKEMVDRQAPEVWDILEEVIREHPVLLNRAPTLHRLGIQAFEPVLVEGKAIKIHPLVCTAFNADFDGDQMAVHIPLSHEAQIEAMVLMRADNNILSPANGQPIAVPTQDIVLGCYYLTYERADDPKGGRSFATLDDVVIAHDAGIVNTQSPIKLRYEGVLIDLEQERNQQDLLRATPRHVRQVISTTVGRVIFNQALPEGMPFVNGILKKKGLQSLVSYCQLHHGLETTVRMLDSLKAIGFLYAMKAGISIGIDDLVTPPRKAELIAEADREVARFQREYEEGSITDGERYNKVIATWSQTTEAVAKEMNEAMKAAEKNNNELNPIMVMADSGARGSAQQIRQLAGMRGLMAKPSGAIIEKPIRANFREGLDVLEYFISTHGARKGLADTALKTADSGYLTRRLVDVAQDVIVSEEDCGTIRGIWVEAISEGGEIIEPLRDRIVGRVALDDIVDPVTGDILVQANQEITEKLAADIQDAGGIERVKLRSVLTCEARRGVCVKCYGRNLATGKMVELGEAVGVIAAQSIGEPGTQLTMRTFHLGGAVTGSSEQSSHEARKAGRVKFEDLRTVTGRDGRLVAMNRNGYVVLIDENRSNREIGRYQIVYGARLTVTDGQLVEEGDTLATWDPYTFSILTEVEGTVRYHDLIEGITIQEDIDANTGNRSMIVREATDEKRQPRIEIIGDDGRTVLKAYQMPVRANLSVRQGDRVLPGDVIAKIPRESTRAKDITGGLPRITELFEARKPRETAVMAEIDGVVKFGNVVKGQRKVQIIGDDGETREYSIPKGVNMFIQEGDRVKAGEPLVDGPLNPHDILAIQGMDALQRYLVNEIQEVYRLQGVNIADKHIEVIVRQMLRWVRVKDVGDTDFLIDEQVDRFRFEDENNRVIAAGGQPATAEPLLLGITKASLSTESFISAASFQETTRVLTEAAISGRVDYLRGLKENVIMGRLIPAGTGMEYYRRIRLHEEKTFTVEEDTDVSAYHFDDAMTQIAETDIQVRKAARGSE